From the genome of Thiovibrio frasassiensis:
CCTTGACCATGGGCAGGTTGGAGGCGAAAAATTCCTCCAGCCGCTTCTTCATCCCCTCGGGATCGCCGCCGCAGACCACTATCGCCCTGGCGGCAAGCTCGTCATCCAACAGGCCATACAAAATATGCTCGACCGTGACATGTTCGTGCCTACGGATTTTTGCCTCCCGGATGGCTCGCACCAGGGCTATTTCCAACTTCGCATTGATCATCTCGCACTCCTCACTTGCACCCCTTACGCCTTTTCAAAGGAACATTTTAAGGGGTATTCGTTCTTCCGGGCAAGGTCATGGACCAAAATCACCTTGGTTTCCGCAACATCGCGCGGGTACACTCCTGCCACCCCAACCCCCCGTTCATGGACATTGAGCATGATCTGGTTGGCCTCTTCCACGCTTTTATGAAATATCGTTTGCAACACCATGACCACGAAATCCATGGTGGTATAGTCGTCATTGTGCAACAGCACCTTGTACATGGAAGGGCGCTTGGTCTGCTGCTTTTTTTCGGTGACAACCGAACCTTCTCTCTCCCTGCCTGTACCGCCCATGCTTCTCCTGCTCCCCTGCAATCAATCTCAACCAAACCTATAATAAAAAAATAATCATCTTTTTTTGATCCGCATCCCTGGCCCGCATCTTTTTCCGGAAGTCGCCTTATCCTGCCATGCTGGACTGCCTGGCCCGTTCCCGAACCTGCAACACGGAAAAAAGAAAATCCTCCAAAATCAGATATTCCGGCAGCCCGGACCCTTTCAGCCGGTATTCTGCCGCCAGCAGGTCAGTCTGGGCCTGCTTCAAGGCTGCCAGGGTAAACCGCTCCGCCTGCTGAAAACTCTTGTATACGGCAAAGGGATGGCCACCCAACGCTTTCTGCTGCGGGCCAAGGGATTCTTGCAGCTGGGGCAGGAGCCCTTTTTGAAAGGCGGCATAGGAGATCCCCTCGGGATAGGCCGGGGCGGGCTGTTCGATAATGGCCCGCACCAGCAGGAGCTTGCGCAGGAAATTACGCAGCCCCGCCACCACGATGAGCGGATGCACGCCGTTTTCCTGCAACCGCCGGCAGATGGTCAGCGAAGCACCCAGATCATGATTGCCAAAGGCCTCGTTCAGCTCATAGAGCGCCTCTTCCCGGGTCCGGCCAACCATGGCATTGAGATCGTCCATGGTGATCGTTTCCACCTCGCCCACAGAAAGGGCCAGTTTTTCCGCCTCCATGGCCACGGCCACCGGATGAAATCCCACCCGTTCAAGGAGCACCGGCAAGGCCCGCGGTTCCAGCCTCTTCCCGAACCGGGCCAGGCTCTGTTGGACAATATCCTTGAGCAGTCCGTCCTGATCCTTGCGGGCCGCGGAACTGGAACCGGTATCCACGGAGAGATCAACAACCGCGCAGTTCTTTTCCAGATACTTGAAGAGTTTCTTCCGCTTGTCCGCAGCCTCGGCAACGAGAATCAAAATATTGCCCGAGGGAACCCCTGCCTCCAGAGCCGCCATCAGCAGCTCCGCCCCATCGACCTTGGGCGCTGCCGTAGGGGAGCTACCCTCGCTTGCCGTACAGACTTCCGCCACCCAGGCCAGCTCATCGGGCTTGGCAAAACCGAACAGCTCCTGCCAGCGCCCCGGCGCGCAAGCGACCATCTCCTCTTTCTCCCAATCTCCGGGAGTAAGATCGGCCAGGGCCAGCATCTGCGCCAGATAGCGGAGGGATTTTTTCGTTTCTTTTCCGCCCCAGGCTTTGCGTGCCTTGTCCCAGAGACCACTGGCCACAACCTTGGAATAGAGAATCTGGGAGTCCATAACCCGGATAACCTGCCTGGTGCCGAACAGACTATAGGTTTTGAACATGTTGACGGTGGCGCCCATCTCTTCCTGATCGCCATCGATGGCCTTGAGGCTGTTTACCCGTTGGGCCTCATCGGGCAGCAAACGGCAGACCAAGTCGTTGGCGATCTCCTGACAGAGGTAGCGTTCCCCGAAAAGCAGATAGACCGGTACCGTCTTCCCTTGCTCCACACCCTTGAGCAGCGTCGCCACTTCCTGTCGTTTATAAATCGCCATCCCTTGTCCTTAAGCGTCCAGACCACCTGCCAGGCCGATCGCGCTTCCTGTTGACTGACCCGCCCCTTATTGCTACTCTCAATTTAAGTACTGTGTCTCGCTGCCCTTGTCACTGAAAAAAGCCCTGACAAACAGGCATCCCTCTTCAACGGAACATCCCCGGAAAAACCCGTCATGACGCCAGCCATTACTGAAAAAACAGGGGTGCTCCTCGGCGGCTCCGGCCTGATCGGCGGCACCCTGCTCTATTATTTCAAGACCCAGGCCGAGGGGCGGATCAACATCCTTGCGCCCAACAGCAAAAAACTCAGCCTCCGGGACCCGGACGACATCCGGCGCTATTTTGAAAAGGCCAAGCCAGCCTTCATCATCAACTGCGCCATTGCCGCCATCGACAGCGACCCGCAGCTGGCTTACGAGATAAACTATCAAGGCACGGTCTATCTGGCCAAGGCGGCCCAGGAACTGGGCATCCCCTATATCCATTTGAGTTCAGCGGCGGTCATGCCAATCGGCCAGAATCTGAGCGAAGAACGCCGCTTGCCCCTGCAGGCGGCGCTGCCCAACTACACCAAGGCCAAACTCATGGCCGAGCTCAGCCTCGAACACCTATCCCGAAGCCGAGGCCTCGACTACACCTGTGTCCGGCTGGGCATCGTCTACGGCGCCCACGATCACAAGATCCAGGGGTTTCACCGCTTATTTTTCGCCATTGTCGACCAGTCCATGCCGGTGCTGTTCACCACGCAGGGGGCGTTGCACTCCTATTCCAACGCCCGGAAGCTGCCCTATTTCATCGCCCACCTTCTCGAAAACCGAGCTGAATTTTCCGGGCAGACCTATAACTTTGTCGATCCCAACCCCGTCTCCTTGAGCCAGCTCATCCTGACCATCAAATCCTATCTTGAGCTCAAAACCCCACGGGAGATCTACCTGCCTTTCCCGGTGGCCCAATTCGGCATGGAGATCATGGCCCGGCTGGTGCGGCTGATAACCCGGCTCGGCATCGAAGCGCGCATGCCGGCAGAGCTGATGTTTTTGCAGAATTTTTACGAGACGCAGACCCTCAGCGCGGCCAAACTCCGGCAGTCAAGCTTCCGCGATCCGGACCCGGAGGCGACGATCTTCACCGAGCTGCCCGAACTGATCCAGTACTATGTGACTCGCTGGGAGCACCTGAACCTCATCAAACCGTTCAACAAGGAATTCTTTGACCCGCGCAGAAGGGCCGAGGAGTTTCTCCACACCCCGGAGCTGCTTCTGCAGGAAATGCACCAGGAAAGCGACCTTCCCTTTCTCAAGCAGTGCCCCCTGAGCAACCCACCACGGGGGGAGGAAACAACGCAGGGCCCGGGAAAATAACCACACCCCCGGCCCTGCGCTCAGACTATATCGCGCAGCGCTGCACTTCGGCGCTGACCCCCACCTTGCCGTAGTTACTCGCCCCGCACTCGTTTTTCCCAAGATCCATGGTATCGGCCTCGGCCTGACTGACCTTGAGCCACCCCCCGTTTACCCTGCGGATCTCGGCATAGACCCCAGGCTGCGGACGCATGTTGTCCTGAATGAATTCGGCAAATTTCTTTTCATTGGGCAGCCGGAAGGCGATGACGCTTTCCCGGAGTTGTCCCAGTTTTATCGCAAAGATCTGGGTGCAGGGGTTGGCCTCGCTCCAGTTTGTGTAATGGCCGGGCAAGACAAGCACCTCATCACTGAGACTGCGCAAGCGCAGCATCAAGGAGAGGTAGAGTTCCCTGGCCCATTCCTCCCATTTGCCGCCAAGATCCGGGCGACCGGCGGTGTTGATGAAAACCGTGTCTCCGCTCAGCAGATAGGCGTTGTCGATGAAATAACAGGTGCTGCCCATGGTATGGCCCGGGGTGTGGAGCGCCTGTACCGTTGGCCCGTCTCCTCCCAGAGTAAAGGTGTCGCCGTGGGCGACCGGCTTACAGGGGAAAACCGCGCCTTCAAAATCGAGGCTGTTGACCATGGCGGAACACCCTGCTTCTTCGGCAAACTGCGGGGTCCCGGAAATATAGTCGGCCTGGCGATGGGTCTCAAAGCTGGCGATGATCTTGCTGCCATGCTGGGCGGCAAGGCTTTTATAGGCCTCAATATTGCGCGAGGGATCAAAGACCATGGCCTCATTTTTGTAGATGAGCAGATAGCTGCAAGACGCCTTGCCCGGCCGGATAAACTGATACAGGGTATAGGGGTGCCCCTCCGGGGTAACCTTTTTGGGAACCAGGGCATTGCCCCAGCTGACAATCCCCTGCTGGAGATAGCCCACATCCCCAAAGCCATTTTGACACAGGAGATCGGCAACGTATTTGGCCGAGCCCTCCTTGGCGCAGACGATCCGAACCTTTTCCCCCTTGGGGATGCGGTCAAGACTGCCCTGCACATCCTCCATGAAATTGAAGTAGGGAATGTTGAGATAAGGGAAGAATTCCGGCCCCTCGACACTCCAGTTGGCAAAATCCTTTTCATTACGGACATCGAGCAGGATAAAGTCGGGCTTGGTGCTGATCCAGCCAAAAAGATCATTGGCGGTATAAAGAAACGGGGTGGATGCATCCATGGGACCTCCTAAAATAGTGGTTGAGGTTTAATCTAATAAAGATTACTAGTACTGGAAACTTTCTGCAACGGCTTTTCCTGGGATGCCGCCCCTTTTCCCTGTTTGCACCAAGATGCGTGTGCTATATATAGTAAATATACTAAATTTCTCCTCTTCGGATTTTTTTTTAAGAAAGACCACGCCATGACGATTCTCTCCCATCTTCCCGGCATACTTTCCGCCCTCTCTTTTCCGCTCGCGGTTCTTGAGGCTGACGGCCGCATTGCCTCCTGCAATGCGGCTTGGACCGAGACATTACAACGGTTGCATCTGAGCGGCGGCCGGGCGGGCGACGATTTTGCCGCACTTTTTCGCAACGCTGACGGCCAAGAGGCGGGGGAAATCTCGCCAGAAAGGATTCGCACCTTTCTGGCCGGCAACGAAAATACCTTTTCCTGCTCCCTGCCCGTATCCGGCAGCAATGCGGCGCTGTTTCGGCTGACCGCGGCACCGGAAAACTTCCCCCGGCTGTTTTGTGCCGAGATCCATATCCCCTGCTCCGACCCTCTGCTTCTTGCCGGCGAAGAGAGGCTCCGTTGCCTGCTCGATGCCATGCCCGACATCGTCTGCTTTAAAGACGGCGCCGGCCGCTGGCTTGAAGCCAAC
Proteins encoded in this window:
- the clpS gene encoding ATP-dependent Clp protease adapter ClpS — encoded protein: MGGTGREREGSVVTEKKQQTKRPSMYKVLLHNDDYTTMDFVVMVLQTIFHKSVEEANQIMLNVHERGVGVAGVYPRDVAETKVILVHDLARKNEYPLKCSFEKA
- the holA gene encoding DNA polymerase III subunit delta, which codes for MAIYKRQEVATLLKGVEQGKTVPVYLLFGERYLCQEIANDLVCRLLPDEAQRVNSLKAIDGDQEEMGATVNMFKTYSLFGTRQVIRVMDSQILYSKVVASGLWDKARKAWGGKETKKSLRYLAQMLALADLTPGDWEKEEMVACAPGRWQELFGFAKPDELAWVAEVCTASEGSSPTAAPKVDGAELLMAALEAGVPSGNILILVAEAADKRKKLFKYLEKNCAVVDLSVDTGSSSAARKDQDGLLKDIVQQSLARFGKRLEPRALPVLLERVGFHPVAVAMEAEKLALSVGEVETITMDDLNAMVGRTREEALYELNEAFGNHDLGASLTICRRLQENGVHPLIVVAGLRNFLRKLLLVRAIIEQPAPAYPEGISYAAFQKGLLPQLQESLGPQQKALGGHPFAVYKSFQQAERFTLAALKQAQTDLLAAEYRLKGSGLPEYLILEDFLFSVLQVRERARQSSMAG
- a CDS encoding NAD-dependent epimerase/dehydratase family protein — translated: MTPAITEKTGVLLGGSGLIGGTLLYYFKTQAEGRINILAPNSKKLSLRDPDDIRRYFEKAKPAFIINCAIAAIDSDPQLAYEINYQGTVYLAKAAQELGIPYIHLSSAAVMPIGQNLSEERRLPLQAALPNYTKAKLMAELSLEHLSRSRGLDYTCVRLGIVYGAHDHKIQGFHRLFFAIVDQSMPVLFTTQGALHSYSNARKLPYFIAHLLENRAEFSGQTYNFVDPNPVSLSQLILTIKSYLELKTPREIYLPFPVAQFGMEIMARLVRLITRLGIEARMPAELMFLQNFYETQTLSAAKLRQSSFRDPDPEATIFTELPELIQYYVTRWEHLNLIKPFNKEFFDPRRRAEEFLHTPELLLQEMHQESDLPFLKQCPLSNPPRGEETTQGPGK
- a CDS encoding MBL fold metallo-hydrolase translates to MDASTPFLYTANDLFGWISTKPDFILLDVRNEKDFANWSVEGPEFFPYLNIPYFNFMEDVQGSLDRIPKGEKVRIVCAKEGSAKYVADLLCQNGFGDVGYLQQGIVSWGNALVPKKVTPEGHPYTLYQFIRPGKASCSYLLIYKNEAMVFDPSRNIEAYKSLAAQHGSKIIASFETHRQADYISGTPQFAEEAGCSAMVNSLDFEGAVFPCKPVAHGDTFTLGGDGPTVQALHTPGHTMGSTCYFIDNAYLLSGDTVFINTAGRPDLGGKWEEWARELYLSLMLRLRSLSDEVLVLPGHYTNWSEANPCTQIFAIKLGQLRESVIAFRLPNEKKFAEFIQDNMRPQPGVYAEIRRVNGGWLKVSQAEADTMDLGKNECGASNYGKVGVSAEVQRCAI